Proteins encoded together in one Phalacrocorax carbo chromosome 18, bPhaCar2.1, whole genome shotgun sequence window:
- the C8G gene encoding complement component C8 gamma chain isoform X4: MVTVLDGQSLAISTFRKLLWDILLQHPPEEKTKSQENRDGMCWEIRQRYLPAQAHGCFLLKGRGYGNRVDVVVGETDHSHYAILYYQTGRSISIKLYGRSSQVSNAVVDKFEQRVKAMGLSEDVIYYFPTYGFCDSADEFHILDETKP; encoded by the exons ATGGTGACGGTCCTGGATGGGCAGAGCCTGGCCATCAGCACCTTCAGGAAGCT GCTCTGGGACATCCTTCTGCAGCACCCCCctgaggagaaaacaaagtCCCAGGAAAACAG AGACGGGATGTGCTGGGAAATCAGGCAGCGCTACCTCCCTGCCCAGGCCCATGGATGCTTCCTCCTGAAGG GCCGTGGCTATGGTAACAGGGTAGATGTTGTGGTGGGCGAGACAGACCACAGCCACTACGCCATCCTCTATTACCAGACAGGTCGGAGCATCTCCATCAAGCTCTACG GACGGAGCAGCCAGGTCAGCAATGCTGTTGTGGACAAGTTTGAGCAGCGTGTCAAGGCTATGGGCCTGAGTGAAGACGTGATCTACTACTTCCCCACATACG GGTTTTGTGACTCTGCAGATGAGTTTCACATCCTCGATG aaacaaagccatAG
- the C8G gene encoding complement component C8 gamma chain isoform X3 — MAALGTLLLLGLLLTAAPGLGQGPGRRRRPPPPQRPLEEVAAQEGLSLPELAGRWFLVGVASRCSYLAEHSHQLEATAVMVTVLDGQSLAISTFRKLDGMCWEIRQRYLPAQAHGCFLLKGRGYGNRVDVVVGETDHSHYAILYYQTGRSISIKLYGRSSQVSNAVVDKFEQRVKAMGLSEDVIYYFPTYGFCDSADEFHILDETKP; from the exons ATGGCTGCCCTGGGCACCCTCCTGCTCCTCGGCCTGCTCCTCACGGccgcgccggggctggggcagggaccggggcggcggcggcggccgccccctccccagagGCCGCTGGAGGAGGTGGCGGCTCAGGAGGGGCTCAGCCTCCCTGAG CTCGCAGGGAGGTGGTTCCTGGTCGGTGTGGCCTCCCGCTGCAGctacctggcagagcacagccacCAGCTGGAGGCCACTGCAGTGATGGTGACGGTCCTGGATGGGCAGAGCCTGGCCATCAGCACCTTCAGGAAGCT AGACGGGATGTGCTGGGAAATCAGGCAGCGCTACCTCCCTGCCCAGGCCCATGGATGCTTCCTCCTGAAGG GCCGTGGCTATGGTAACAGGGTAGATGTTGTGGTGGGCGAGACAGACCACAGCCACTACGCCATCCTCTATTACCAGACAGGTCGGAGCATCTCCATCAAGCTCTACG GACGGAGCAGCCAGGTCAGCAATGCTGTTGTGGACAAGTTTGAGCAGCGTGTCAAGGCTATGGGCCTGAGTGAAGACGTGATCTACTACTTCCCCACATACG GGTTTTGTGACTCTGCAGATGAGTTTCACATCCTCGATG aaacaaagccatAG
- the C8G gene encoding complement component C8 gamma chain isoform X2: MAALGTLLLLGLLLTAAPGLGQGPGRRRRPPPPQRPLEEVAAQEGLSLPELAGRWFLVGVASRCSYLAEHSHQLEATAVMVTVLDGQSLAISTFRKLLWDILLQHPPEEKTKSQENRDGMCWEIRQRYLPAQAHGCFLLKGRGYGNRVDVVVGETDHSHYAILYYQTGRSISIKLYGRSSQVSNAVVDKFEQRVKAMGLSEDVIYYFPTYETKP; this comes from the exons ATGGCTGCCCTGGGCACCCTCCTGCTCCTCGGCCTGCTCCTCACGGccgcgccggggctggggcagggaccggggcggcggcggcggccgccccctccccagagGCCGCTGGAGGAGGTGGCGGCTCAGGAGGGGCTCAGCCTCCCTGAG CTCGCAGGGAGGTGGTTCCTGGTCGGTGTGGCCTCCCGCTGCAGctacctggcagagcacagccacCAGCTGGAGGCCACTGCAGTGATGGTGACGGTCCTGGATGGGCAGAGCCTGGCCATCAGCACCTTCAGGAAGCT GCTCTGGGACATCCTTCTGCAGCACCCCCctgaggagaaaacaaagtCCCAGGAAAACAG AGACGGGATGTGCTGGGAAATCAGGCAGCGCTACCTCCCTGCCCAGGCCCATGGATGCTTCCTCCTGAAGG GCCGTGGCTATGGTAACAGGGTAGATGTTGTGGTGGGCGAGACAGACCACAGCCACTACGCCATCCTCTATTACCAGACAGGTCGGAGCATCTCCATCAAGCTCTACG GACGGAGCAGCCAGGTCAGCAATGCTGTTGTGGACAAGTTTGAGCAGCGTGTCAAGGCTATGGGCCTGAGTGAAGACGTGATCTACTACTTCCCCACATACG aaacaaagccatAG
- the FBXW5 gene encoding F-box/WD repeat-containing protein 5: MDAGGGPLLPDSVLYEIFLYLDHVDVLSVGLVCQQWRAVARDEFLWKELFYRYYRVSREVPRHPAAVSWYDEFQRLYDTIPCVEVQALKEHNDQVLHLSFSHSGCLFASCSKDCTVKIWSNELDISLQHSSNMRPYNWSYTQFSQFNSDDSLLLVSGVFVGPHNSSSGEIAVISMENFTLLSRVRNKPYDVFGCWLNETNLISGNLHRIGRITSCSVLWLNNAFQGIESENVNVVKRLFKIQNLNASTIRTVMVADCSRYDSPDLLLDYEEQLAASSTCPVFDLGSDSEEEEAKPKQIPEPAVQELPDERGVTAEDGLQQFFDDIMEGRVRPAMTETELETKVAELFVRNRTKPPELNLLSTDSNSKTKYLIFTTGCLTYSPHQIGIKRILPHQMTTAGPVLGEERRSDEFFDSLDHVIDIHGHIIGMGLSPDHRYLYVNSRAWPRDCVISDPMQPPPIAEEIDLHVFDLKTMKEVKRALRAHRAYTPNEECFFIFLDVSRDFVASGAEDRHGYIWDRHYNICLAKLQHDNVVNSVAFSPVEQELLLTASDDTTIKVWRSPRVVRVQQARKPGPRKLLFSWLMNQKS, encoded by the exons ATGGACGCGGGCGGCGGCCCCCTCCTCCCCGACAGCGTCCTCTACGAGATCTTCCTCTACCTGGACCACGTAGACGTGCTCTCGGTGGGGCTGGTGTGCCAGCAGTGGCGCGCCGTGGCCCGCGACGAGTTCCTCTGGAAGGAGCTCTTCTACCGCTACTACCGTGTCTCCCGGGAGGTGCCCCGGCACCCAG CCGCTGTCTCCTGGTATGACGAGTTCCAGAGGCTCTATGACACCATCCCTTGTGTGGAAGTGCAGGCCCTGAAGGAGCACAATGACCAGGTTTTGCACCTCAGCTTCTCCCACTCTGGCTGTTTGTTTGCATCATGCTCCAAGGACTGTACTGTCAAG ATCTGGAGCAATGAGTTGGACatctccctgcagcacagctccaaCATGAGGCCATACAACTGGAGCTACACACAGTTCTCCCAGTTCAATTCTGATGACTCCCTCCTTCTGGTGTCAGGTGTCTTTGTGGGGCCTCACAACTCCTCGTCAGGAGAGATTGCTGTAATCAGCATGG AGAACTTCACGCTGCTTTCCAGGGTGAGGAATAAACCCTATGATGTGTTTGGCTGCTGGCTGAATGAAACCAACTTGATATCTGGCAATCTGCATCGGATTGGGCGTATaacctcctgttctgtgctgtgGCTGAACAATGCTTTCCAG GGCATAGAGTCTGAGAATGTGAATGTAGTGAAGAGGCTGTTCAAAATCCAGAACCTGAATGCCAGCACTATCCGGACCGTGATGGTGGCTGACTGCAGCCGATATGATTCCCCGGACCTGCTCCTGGACTATGAGGAGCAGCTAGCTGCTTCCTCCACCTGCCCAGTCTTTGATCTTGGCAGTGacagtgaggaagaggaagcCAAGCCCAAGCAAATTCCCGAGCCAGCAGTACAGGAACTTCCAGATGAAAGGGGTGTGACAGCAGAGGATGGGCTGCAGCAGTTCTTTGATGATATCATGGAGGGCCGTGTGAGGCCTGCCATGACCGAGACAGAGTTGGAGACGAAGGTGGCTGAGCTGTTCGTACGCAACAGAACTAAACCGCCTGAGCTGAACCTGCTTTCCACAGACAGCAACAGCAAGACAAAATACTTAATCTTCACCACAGGATGCCTCACCTACTCCCCACACCAGATAG GGATTAAAAGAATCCTGCCCCATCAGATGACGACTGCTGGGCCGGTGCTTGGGGAGGAGAGGCGCTCTGATGAGTTCTTTGACTCACTGGATCACGTCATTGACATCCATGGGCACATCATTGGCATGGGCCTCTCCCCGGACCACAG GTACCTGTATGTGAACAGCCGTGCCTGGCCTCGGGACTGCGTCATCTCTGACCCGATGCAGCCGCCTCCCATCGCCGAGGAGATCGATCTGCACGTGTTCGATCTGAAGACAATGAAGGAGGTGAAAAGAGCCCTCCGCGCGCATCGGGCCTACACGCCCAACGAGGAGTGCTTCTTCATCTTCCTGGATGTCAGCAGGGACTTCGTAGCAAG TGGGGCAGAGGATCGCCACGGCTACATCTGGGACCGGCACTATAACATCTGTCTAGCCAAGCTGCAGCATGACAACGTGGTCAACTCGGTGGCGTTCAGCCCagtggagcaggagctgctcctgACAGCCAGCGATGACACCACCATCAAGGTGTGGCGCTCCCCTCGCGTGGTGCGCGTCCAGCAGGCCAGGAAGCCTGGGCCTAGGAAACTGCTGTTCTCCTGGCTCATGAACCAGAAAAGCTGA
- the C8G gene encoding complement component C8 gamma chain isoform X1, whose product MAALGTLLLLGLLLTAAPGLGQGPGRRRRPPPPQRPLEEVAAQEGLSLPELAGRWFLVGVASRCSYLAEHSHQLEATAVMVTVLDGQSLAISTFRKLLWDILLQHPPEEKTKSQENRDGMCWEIRQRYLPAQAHGCFLLKGRGYGNRVDVVVGETDHSHYAILYYQTGRSISIKLYGRSSQVSNAVVDKFEQRVKAMGLSEDVIYYFPTYGFCDSADEFHILDETKP is encoded by the exons ATGGCTGCCCTGGGCACCCTCCTGCTCCTCGGCCTGCTCCTCACGGccgcgccggggctggggcagggaccggggcggcggcggcggccgccccctccccagagGCCGCTGGAGGAGGTGGCGGCTCAGGAGGGGCTCAGCCTCCCTGAG CTCGCAGGGAGGTGGTTCCTGGTCGGTGTGGCCTCCCGCTGCAGctacctggcagagcacagccacCAGCTGGAGGCCACTGCAGTGATGGTGACGGTCCTGGATGGGCAGAGCCTGGCCATCAGCACCTTCAGGAAGCT GCTCTGGGACATCCTTCTGCAGCACCCCCctgaggagaaaacaaagtCCCAGGAAAACAG AGACGGGATGTGCTGGGAAATCAGGCAGCGCTACCTCCCTGCCCAGGCCCATGGATGCTTCCTCCTGAAGG GCCGTGGCTATGGTAACAGGGTAGATGTTGTGGTGGGCGAGACAGACCACAGCCACTACGCCATCCTCTATTACCAGACAGGTCGGAGCATCTCCATCAAGCTCTACG GACGGAGCAGCCAGGTCAGCAATGCTGTTGTGGACAAGTTTGAGCAGCGTGTCAAGGCTATGGGCCTGAGTGAAGACGTGATCTACTACTTCCCCACATACG GGTTTTGTGACTCTGCAGATGAGTTTCACATCCTCGATG aaacaaagccatAG